The Chryseobacterium tructae genome has a window encoding:
- a CDS encoding TetR/AcrR family transcriptional regulator: MSNSSVQRRKILKRNLDINEFARLQLSIYFRITTFAFLQMELKEKQRKILDVAVELFKEKGYMGSSVRDLATKLNIKAASLYAHIRSKEEILEWVCFGIAQEFFDELQKVKNTNIAPREKLDLFLDKHLSVVLKNRDVTHIYSIEWRHLEERLPEFIELRKNYQQEVEQLISEIYQAENWELKSPSFTTRFILHTLNNSYFWFKRSSDSTDEITEEIRDKILFGLLGNQNK; this comes from the coding sequence ATGAGCAATTCGTCAGTTCAGAGAAGAAAAATATTGAAACGGAATTTGGATATCAACGAATTTGCTAGATTGCAACTCTCAATTTATTTCAGAATAACTACTTTTGCATTTTTACAGATGGAACTTAAAGAAAAACAAAGGAAAATATTAGACGTAGCAGTAGAGCTTTTCAAGGAGAAAGGCTATATGGGGAGCTCGGTAAGAGATCTGGCTACGAAGCTTAATATCAAAGCAGCATCGCTGTATGCACACATCCGTTCAAAGGAAGAAATTCTGGAATGGGTTTGTTTTGGTATTGCACAGGAGTTTTTCGATGAGCTTCAGAAAGTAAAAAATACGAATATTGCTCCAAGGGAAAAACTAGATCTGTTTTTGGATAAACATTTATCGGTTGTTCTTAAAAACCGTGATGTTACCCACATTTATTCTATAGAATGGAGACATCTGGAAGAAAGGCTTCCAGAATTCATAGAGCTAAGAAAGAATTATCAACAGGAAGTGGAACAACTGATTTCCGAAATCTATCAGGCAGAAAATTGGGAATTGAAGTCCCCATCATTTACGACAAGATTCATTCTTCATACTCTAAATAATTCGTATTTCTGGTTCAAAAGAAGTAGTGATTCTACTGATGAAATCACTGAGGAAATAAGGGATAAGATTCTTTTTGGACTTCTAGGGAACCAAAATAAATAA
- a CDS encoding phenylacetate--CoA ligase family protein, producing the protein MDFSVEYLELGQLRQLQSDRLVNLMGYLNERSEFYRRKFDELQISPQDIRSIEDITKLPITYKQDLRDNYPFGLFTVPKDELQRIHCSSGTTGKPTVVGYTKEDVSLFSEVVARSLHAAGARPGMQLHNAYGYGIFTGGLGLHYGAEMLGMSVLPISGGMTARQVDLIVDFKPEVICCSPSYALTIADEFAKRGISADEISLKYAVLGSEPWTEIIRGHIEERLGVHATNIYGLSEIIGPGVSMEDFEEKGGAYIWEDHFYPEILDPITKQPVPFGEEGVLVITTLTKKAMPLLRYWTNDITSLYYDENAKRTLVKMKPIIGRADDMLIVRGVNVYPSQIEEAFSHVKGVVPNYYLTPIEKEHMCVALDIDVEIDDELVNAQKIKADTDDYFNFVGSFGKNIENEIKKRVGITTKVKVHAQDSLPKCEGGKINRILKK; encoded by the coding sequence ATGGATTTTTCAGTTGAATATCTGGAGCTGGGTCAATTGAGACAGCTTCAATCCGACCGGTTAGTAAATCTCATGGGTTATCTGAACGAGAGATCGGAATTTTATAGAAGAAAGTTTGATGAATTGCAGATCTCCCCACAGGATATAAGGTCAATTGAGGATATCACGAAACTTCCAATTACTTACAAACAGGACTTAAGAGACAATTATCCATTCGGTTTATTTACAGTTCCTAAAGATGAATTACAGAGAATTCACTGTTCAAGTGGAACTACGGGAAAACCAACAGTGGTGGGATATACTAAAGAAGATGTAAGCCTGTTCAGTGAAGTGGTGGCGAGATCACTACATGCTGCTGGTGCAAGGCCGGGAATGCAATTACATAACGCTTATGGTTATGGGATCTTTACAGGTGGATTAGGACTTCATTATGGTGCAGAAATGTTAGGAATGAGTGTTCTTCCTATTTCAGGAGGAATGACGGCCAGACAAGTGGATCTTATTGTAGATTTTAAGCCGGAAGTGATCTGCTGTTCTCCATCTTACGCTTTGACCATTGCGGATGAATTTGCTAAAAGAGGGATTTCTGCCGATGAAATAAGTTTAAAGTATGCCGTATTAGGATCAGAACCATGGACAGAGATTATCAGAGGTCATATCGAAGAAAGGTTAGGAGTTCATGCCACCAATATTTATGGATTGAGTGAAATTATTGGGCCAGGAGTTTCTATGGAAGATTTTGAAGAAAAAGGTGGAGCTTACATTTGGGAAGACCATTTTTATCCTGAGATCTTAGACCCAATTACGAAGCAGCCAGTTCCTTTCGGGGAAGAAGGGGTGTTGGTGATTACCACTTTAACAAAAAAAGCAATGCCACTTCTGCGTTATTGGACGAATGATATTACAAGTCTTTATTACGATGAAAATGCTAAACGAACATTGGTGAAAATGAAACCGATCATTGGCAGAGCAGATGATATGCTGATCGTAAGAGGAGTAAATGTATATCCAAGCCAGATTGAAGAGGCATTTTCTCATGTGAAAGGAGTGGTTCCCAATTATTATTTAACCCCAATTGAAAAAGAACATATGTGCGTAGCTTTGGATATTGATGTTGAAATTGATGATGAGCTTGTAAATGCTCAAAAAATTAAAGCAGATACCGATGATTATTTTAATTTTGTCGGAAGCTTCGGGAAAAATATTGAAAACGAAATCAAAAAGAGAGTAGGGATCACTACAAAGGTTAAAGTGCACGCCCAGGATAGCCTGCCAAAATGCGAAGGTGGAAAAATTAATAGAATACTAAAAAAATAA
- a CDS encoding FAD-binding oxidoreductase — protein sequence MNSFYKLKTVKVQKDTSDAVNVAVEIPEELKDKFRFKQGQYLNFRMMINGNEERRSYSICNAPSEKGNTLEVLVKLLENGKVSGYFNEHLHMDEMLEVMPPMGGFNTSYHPTNVKTYVGLAAGSGITPVCLILKKVFIRNLAVMLICFTVTEA from the coding sequence ATGAATTCATTTTATAAACTTAAAACTGTAAAGGTTCAGAAGGATACTTCAGATGCGGTAAATGTTGCTGTAGAGATTCCTGAAGAATTGAAAGACAAGTTCAGGTTCAAACAAGGACAGTATCTTAATTTCCGAATGATGATCAACGGAAATGAAGAAAGACGTTCTTATTCTATCTGTAATGCTCCAAGTGAAAAAGGCAATACACTGGAAGTTTTGGTGAAATTGTTGGAAAACGGAAAAGTATCCGGGTATTTCAATGAACATCTTCATATGGATGAAATGTTGGAAGTAATGCCTCCAATGGGTGGTTTCAATACTTCCTATCACCCAACTAATGTGAAGACTTACGTAGGATTGGCTGCGGGAAGCGGAATTACTCCGGTTTGTCTAATATTAAAGAAAGTCTTTATCAGGAACCTAGCAGTAATGCTTATCTGTTTTACAGTAACAGAAGCATGA
- a CDS encoding 2Fe-2S iron-sulfur cluster-binding protein codes for MNHVLRKAEIDKLVEQFNGRLKVIYLVSREKHEDPVFEGRISPEKLDQLFERYTEVDVKEATYFICGPSEMIKGIADYLKKDKKVPAIQVLFEYFTAPDEENTEEMSDEFKAIANIESMVTVIIDDDEYSFHLNSKKESILDKALKDNLPVPFACKGGVCCTCKAEVLEGEVFMEKNYALTEDEVARGFVLTCQCHPTTNVVMLNYDV; via the coding sequence ATGAATCATGTTTTAAGAAAAGCTGAAATTGATAAGCTGGTGGAACAGTTCAACGGAAGGCTTAAAGTGATTTATCTGGTAAGCCGTGAAAAACATGAAGATCCGGTTTTTGAAGGAAGAATTTCTCCTGAAAAGTTAGATCAGTTGTTTGAAAGATATACAGAGGTTGATGTAAAAGAAGCTACTTATTTTATTTGTGGTCCTTCAGAAATGATCAAAGGGATTGCAGATTATTTAAAGAAAGATAAAAAAGTACCTGCTATTCAGGTTCTATTTGAATATTTCACAGCTCCCGATGAAGAGAATACAGAAGAAATGAGTGATGAATTCAAAGCTATTGCCAATATTGAAAGTATGGTGACAGTGATTATTGATGATGATGAATATTCATTCCACCTTAATTCCAAAAAAGAGAGTATCTTAGATAAAGCATTGAAAGACAATCTTCCTGTGCCTTTTGCTTGTAAAGGAGGAGTGTGTTGTACGTGTAAAGCGGAAGTTTTAGAAGGAGAAGTTTTTATGGAGAAAAACTACGCACTTACCGAAGACGAAGTCGCGAGAGGTTTCGTTCTTACCTGTCAATGTCACCCGACAACGAATGTGGTGATGCTTAATTATGATGTTTAA
- the paaA gene encoding 1,2-phenylacetyl-CoA epoxidase subunit PaaA, with the protein MDLEKFVQYVHEENKVEPKDVMPDDYRKLLVRQISQHAHSEIVGMLPEANWISRAPSLRRKMALLAKVQDEAGHGLYLYSATETLGNGSIRADRDATYDDMLEGKAKYSSIFNYPTLSWADIGAIGWLVDGAAIMNQVMLMGNSYGPYSRAMVKICKEESFHQRQGYEILMALCRGTKQQKEMAQASLNRFWWPALMMFGPNDDSSPNSKISMNYRVKRESNDNLRQRFIDVTVSQAEFLGLTIPDNDLKWNEERQHYDFGELPWGEFMEILKGNGPCNKKRIETKRKAQRENSWVKEAAIAFAEKQQKEVI; encoded by the coding sequence ATGGACTTAGAAAAATTTGTTCAATACGTTCACGAAGAAAATAAAGTAGAACCTAAAGATGTAATGCCTGATGATTACAGGAAATTATTGGTTCGTCAGATTTCACAGCACGCCCATTCTGAAATTGTGGGAATGTTGCCGGAAGCAAACTGGATTTCCAGAGCGCCTTCATTGAGAAGAAAAATGGCTCTTCTGGCTAAAGTTCAGGATGAAGCAGGACATGGTTTATACCTTTACTCTGCGACTGAAACTTTAGGAAACGGAAGCATCAGAGCAGACAGAGATGCTACTTACGACGATATGTTGGAAGGAAAAGCAAAATACTCGAGTATCTTCAATTATCCAACATTAAGCTGGGCTGATATCGGTGCTATCGGTTGGTTGGTAGATGGTGCTGCCATCATGAATCAGGTAATGCTGATGGGAAATTCTTATGGTCCCTATTCAAGAGCAATGGTGAAGATCTGTAAAGAAGAATCTTTTCACCAAAGACAAGGGTATGAGATTTTAATGGCACTTTGCCGTGGTACCAAACAACAAAAAGAAATGGCTCAGGCCTCGTTAAATCGTTTTTGGTGGCCGGCTTTAATGATGTTTGGTCCTAATGATGACAGCTCACCAAACTCGAAAATTTCTATGAATTACCGAGTAAAAAGAGAAAGTAATGACAATCTTCGTCAAAGATTCATTGATGTTACTGTTTCTCAGGCTGAGTTCTTAGGATTAACGATTCCTGATAACGATTTGAAATGGAATGAGGAAAGACAACATTATGATTTTGGAGAGCTTCCGTGGGGAGAATTTATGGAAATCTTAAAAGGAAACGGCCCTTGTAATAAGAAGCGTATCGAAACCAAGAGAAAAGCACAAAGAGAAAACTCCTGGGTAAAAGAAGCGGCAATAGCTTTTGCAGAGAAACAACAAAAAGAAGTAATATAA
- the paaB gene encoding 1,2-phenylacetyl-CoA epoxidase subunit PaaB, with translation MANLDMWEVFIQTKPGLSHKHVGIVQAPTAEMALQNARDVYTRRKEGTSVWVVPSKYIVTSEGIDKEAFFDPADDKLYRHPTFYDIPNDVKNM, from the coding sequence ATGGCAAATTTAGATATGTGGGAAGTGTTTATTCAGACTAAACCGGGATTATCTCACAAACATGTTGGAATTGTACAGGCACCAACAGCAGAAATGGCTTTGCAAAACGCAAGAGACGTTTATACAAGAAGAAAAGAAGGAACTTCTGTTTGGGTTGTTCCAAGTAAATATATAGTGACTTCAGAAGGAATAGATAAAGAAGCTTTCTTTGATCCTGCAGATGACAAACTATACCGTCACCCGACTTTCTACGATATTCCAAACGATGTAAAAAATATGTAA
- the paaC gene encoding 1,2-phenylacetyl-CoA epoxidase subunit PaaC, with amino-acid sequence MGQRLSAWCGEGPYLEEDIALTNIALDELGQANNFYVYASRVIDNGKNEDDIAFLRYEHEYVNAHWTELPNEDYAQTILKVYVFSVYQKLMYEALSNSANEELSAIAQKSLKEVRYHYTHAASWMKIFAQGTEESRQRLEKAIEEIWEYTKGLFAKSEGEDDLVVLNIVPNVDELYKEFVAITEKDFQSFDLEYPTNPFMQPKSRTGYHTEYFGFILCELQYMQRAYPGCTW; translated from the coding sequence ATGGGACAGCGTTTATCTGCATGGTGTGGTGAAGGGCCTTACCTGGAGGAAGATATTGCATTGACAAATATTGCATTGGATGAACTTGGTCAGGCAAATAACTTTTACGTCTATGCTTCAAGAGTAATAGACAATGGTAAAAATGAAGATGATATCGCTTTCTTAAGATACGAGCACGAATATGTAAATGCACACTGGACAGAGCTTCCTAATGAAGACTATGCTCAGACGATTCTAAAGGTGTATGTTTTCTCTGTGTACCAGAAACTGATGTACGAAGCATTATCCAACTCAGCGAATGAAGAGTTGTCAGCCATTGCCCAAAAATCATTAAAAGAAGTAAGATATCATTATACTCACGCTGCATCCTGGATGAAAATCTTCGCTCAGGGAACAGAAGAAAGCCGTCAGCGTTTAGAGAAGGCGATCGAAGAAATCTGGGAATATACAAAAGGATTATTTGCCAAATCAGAAGGTGAAGATGATCTTGTTGTCTTGAATATTGTTCCTAATGTTGATGAGCTATACAAAGAGTTTGTAGCAATTACGGAAAAAGATTTCCAAAGTTTTGATTTGGAATATCCAACCAATCCGTTTATGCAACCAAAATCAAGAACAGGGTATCATACGGAATATTTCGGATTTATCCTTTGCGAGCTTCAGTATATGCAGAGAGCATATCCTGGGTGTACTTGGTAA
- a CDS encoding alpha/beta hydrolase, with translation MLLGILIFFLTAYVILCVGVYFYQEKIIFYPEKLPQNYKFNFRDDFEEITIRTKDDKSLNSVLFKAEDPKGVIFYLHGNGGSIKEWSEVAQLYKSMNYDTFILDYRGYGKSEGEINNKAQLFSDIEEAYRELLKRYPENKIIILGYSVGTGLAAKLASNHHAKLLVLQAPYYSMKDEMDQKFSFLPKFLLKYNFETNEYLKTVPSPVILFHGDQDEVIHYNASLKLKKNFKKGDSLIVLKGQAHNGITDNLDYQNSMKTILDSGKK, from the coding sequence ATGCTTCTTGGGATATTGATCTTTTTTCTTACAGCATATGTGATACTATGTGTGGGTGTTTATTTCTATCAGGAGAAAATTATCTTTTATCCTGAAAAATTACCTCAAAATTATAAGTTTAATTTTAGAGATGATTTTGAAGAAATAACAATAAGAACAAAAGACGATAAGAGTTTAAATTCAGTTTTATTTAAAGCTGAAGACCCCAAAGGAGTTATCTTTTATCTTCATGGAAATGGGGGATCAATTAAAGAATGGAGTGAGGTTGCTCAGCTATATAAGAGTATGAACTATGATACATTTATACTTGATTACAGAGGCTATGGAAAAAGTGAAGGTGAAATTAATAACAAAGCCCAGCTTTTTTCAGATATAGAAGAAGCTTACAGAGAACTTTTAAAAAGATATCCGGAGAACAAGATTATAATTTTAGGATACTCAGTAGGAACTGGACTAGCTGCAAAATTAGCATCGAACCATCATGCAAAATTATTGGTTTTACAAGCACCGTATTACAGTATGAAAGATGAAATGGATCAAAAATTTTCATTTCTACCTAAGTTTTTACTGAAATATAATTTTGAAACCAATGAATATTTAAAAACCGTTCCATCACCTGTTATTCTTTTTCATGGTGATCAAGATGAGGTCATTCATTATAATGCATCTTTGAAACTTAAAAAGAATTTTAAAAAAGGAGATAGTTTGATTGTATTAAAAGGTCAGGCTCATAACGGAATAACAGATAATTTGGACTATCAGAACTCAATGAAAACAATTCTTGATTCTGGTAAAAAATAG
- the paaD gene encoding 1,2-phenylacetyl-CoA epoxidase subunit PaaD — MNQLLDLLKTIPDPEIPVIDIVELGIVRDAQVTGENSCEVIITPTYSACPAMFTIEEDIIKMMKENGWDAKVVTKMFPIWTTDWLTDEAREKLRAFGITPPEKGADEHHIGKPKKCPRCGSEHTKQISRFGSTLCKASYQCLDCLEPFDYFKCH, encoded by the coding sequence ATGAATCAGCTTTTAGATTTATTAAAAACAATCCCAGACCCGGAAATTCCGGTGATTGATATTGTGGAATTAGGAATTGTAAGAGATGCACAGGTTACAGGAGAGAATTCCTGTGAGGTGATAATTACTCCTACATATTCCGCTTGCCCTGCAATGTTTACCATTGAAGAAGATATCATCAAAATGATGAAGGAAAATGGATGGGATGCCAAAGTAGTTACCAAAATGTTTCCGATTTGGACAACAGATTGGTTAACGGATGAAGCGAGAGAGAAACTTCGTGCTTTCGGAATTACACCGCCTGAAAAAGGAGCAGATGAACATCACATCGGGAAACCGAAAAAATGTCCACGCTGTGGTTCTGAGCATACCAAACAGATCAGTAGATTTGGGTCTACACTGTGTAAGGCATCTTATCAGTGTT